In one window of Candidatus Scalindua sp. DNA:
- the flhB gene encoding flagellar biosynthesis protein FlhB, producing the protein MASFEEKTEAATPKRLRDARSKGNVAKSQDFNTATILLSGILIVYYLGGSMMGYMKDTMSSLLGNIFYETFDTSTLQTLMIDVSSRNVKGVLPVLGGIMIVGVISSFAQVGVNYSPKALIPNFKKFNPVTGIKNIVSKRSLVKLAMSLVKISIMGGVAYISIRKDLDPLMELVSMRIEGIFQSASSLIFAMTLKITIILLILSLIDFLYQRWQHAKDQRMTKTEVKQESKQSEGDPLIKSRIKSAQREMSNKRMMNAIPEADVIVTNPTHYAVALKYKADTMNAPTVIAKGVDFLALKIIEIAKKNDVPTVEDKILARILYSTVEIEQEIPPDLFQAVAKVLSYVYQLRNMIGR; encoded by the coding sequence ATGGCATCCTTTGAAGAAAAAACAGAAGCAGCAACACCCAAACGGTTGCGAGATGCACGAAGCAAAGGAAATGTGGCGAAGAGTCAGGATTTTAATACAGCAACAATACTGCTGTCCGGTATTTTAATTGTGTATTATTTAGGAGGTTCAATGATGGGCTATATGAAAGATACCATGAGCTCACTTTTAGGTAATATCTTTTATGAAACATTTGATACGAGCACATTACAAACCTTAATGATAGACGTGTCGAGCAGGAATGTTAAAGGTGTGCTTCCAGTTCTCGGAGGAATTATGATAGTTGGTGTAATAAGCTCATTTGCACAGGTTGGTGTGAATTATAGTCCAAAGGCGCTGATCCCGAATTTTAAAAAATTTAATCCCGTTACTGGTATTAAGAACATTGTATCAAAGAGATCTCTGGTTAAATTGGCAATGTCTCTTGTGAAAATAAGCATAATGGGAGGAGTTGCATATATATCGATCAGAAAAGACCTAGACCCCTTGATGGAATTGGTAAGTATGAGGATAGAAGGTATTTTTCAATCAGCATCGAGTTTGATTTTTGCAATGACACTGAAAATAACCATCATCCTGCTCATACTCTCTCTTATTGATTTCCTGTACCAGAGATGGCAGCATGCAAAAGATCAGAGAATGACAAAAACTGAGGTGAAACAAGAGTCAAAACAGTCAGAAGGTGATCCATTAATAAAGTCCAGGATCAAGAGTGCACAACGCGAGATGTCAAATAAGAGAATGATGAATGCGATTCCCGAAGCGGACGTCATTGTTACCAATCCTACTCATTATGCAGTTGCACTCAAGTATAAGGCAGACACAATGAACGCACCGACAGTTATTGCAAAGGGTGTAGATTTTCTGGCATTGAAGATAATTGAGATTGCAAAGAAAAATGATGTACCTACAGTTGAAGATAAAATTCTGGCACGAATATTATATAGTACGGTGGAAATTGAACAGGAAATTCCTCCAGATTTGTTCCAGGCAGTGGCGAAAGTTCTCTCATATGTTTATCAATTACGTAATATGATAGGAAGGTAA
- the flhA gene encoding flagellar biosynthesis protein FlhA, whose amino-acid sequence MRRKEFNENGITMNAIFKHSEYGLAIGVVCILIVLIIPLPTFLLDILLTVNISLSFLVLLVSLHVKKALEISSFPSLLLFLTLFRLALNVASTRLILMNGDAGGVIASFGNFVVGGNVVIGMVIFLILTVIQFVVITKGATRVAEVAARFTLDAMPGKQMSIDADLNSGVITEHEARERREDIAHEAEFYGSMDGAGKFVSGDAIAGIIITLVNIAGGMIIGGFMQGMRISDSLSTYTILTVGDGLVSQIPSLLNATSAALLITKASSKANLGNELSKQLLTIPRATGMAAGTLAFFSLIPGLPKIPFIMMSAFFGVLFYLTRKESIRPAVERDLQKQKATKMKDKEESEDDFETLLQVDRMGIEVGYKLVNFVDPKRTGGVLSRIGTLRKQLVRELGVIIPPIRLRDNLQLNPNEYNIKIKGQTVAKGELMPDSYLALGGDGQKPIEGIITTDPAYGLPSVWVSESKKEEALSLGYTVIDPTSVLMTHLTEIVKTHSHEIVTREDIQKLIDNLKKVSPTLVSELTPNVLSLSVVQEVIRNLLRERASIRDFSTILETLIDFVPITKDPEVLTEYVRQRLCRTLCGQYQDDESKISTITFEPALEQEIVNSIKETGNKSVLALEPKYAQRIIDAIAETMKKPFASGSNIVFLTSSAIRNHVRKLTENPLPYLPVMSYKEIAPGVQIKALGVVSISNEN is encoded by the coding sequence ATGCGCAGAAAGGAATTCAATGAAAACGGTATTACCATGAATGCGATATTCAAGCATAGTGAATATGGTCTGGCTATTGGTGTGGTATGTATACTTATTGTCCTCATCATTCCTCTGCCAACATTTTTGCTCGATATATTACTAACGGTGAATATTTCACTCTCTTTTCTCGTGCTTCTTGTTTCATTGCACGTAAAAAAGGCTCTTGAAATTTCATCATTTCCATCACTGCTGCTATTTCTCACCCTTTTTCGTCTCGCCTTAAATGTGGCTTCAACACGACTTATTCTTATGAATGGTGATGCTGGAGGCGTGATAGCATCTTTTGGTAATTTTGTCGTCGGTGGGAATGTAGTAATTGGAATGGTGATCTTTCTGATATTGACAGTTATTCAATTTGTTGTAATCACGAAGGGCGCTACGAGAGTTGCAGAAGTTGCCGCCAGATTTACTTTGGATGCAATGCCTGGAAAGCAGATGAGTATCGATGCTGACCTGAATTCCGGGGTGATTACTGAACACGAGGCCAGGGAAAGAAGAGAGGATATAGCACACGAGGCAGAATTTTATGGTTCCATGGATGGTGCTGGTAAGTTTGTAAGCGGTGATGCTATTGCAGGTATTATCATTACGCTTGTAAACATTGCAGGAGGTATGATAATTGGAGGATTTATGCAGGGGATGAGAATTTCAGATTCGTTGTCTACCTATACAATACTCACTGTCGGAGATGGACTGGTTTCTCAAATCCCTTCTCTCTTGAATGCTACCTCTGCAGCCCTCCTTATTACGAAAGCTTCTTCAAAGGCAAACCTGGGAAATGAATTGTCTAAACAGCTTCTGACGATACCAAGGGCTACCGGGATGGCAGCAGGAACACTGGCATTTTTCAGTTTGATTCCAGGACTTCCAAAAATTCCATTTATCATGATGTCGGCTTTCTTTGGCGTGTTGTTCTACCTTACAAGAAAAGAATCAATAAGACCTGCGGTTGAACGTGATTTGCAAAAACAGAAAGCAACAAAAATGAAGGATAAGGAAGAGTCTGAAGATGATTTTGAAACCTTGCTGCAGGTTGACAGGATGGGAATTGAAGTTGGATATAAATTGGTTAATTTTGTGGATCCAAAGAGGACAGGCGGAGTATTGAGCCGGATTGGCACACTGAGGAAACAGCTGGTTCGTGAATTAGGTGTAATTATTCCACCCATACGTTTAAGGGATAATTTACAACTTAATCCGAACGAGTATAACATTAAAATTAAGGGGCAGACAGTTGCAAAGGGAGAGTTGATGCCTGACAGTTATTTAGCATTGGGAGGAGATGGGCAAAAACCCATAGAAGGTATAATTACAACAGATCCAGCCTACGGTCTGCCGAGTGTCTGGGTCTCTGAATCGAAAAAAGAAGAGGCACTGTCTTTAGGTTATACGGTGATTGACCCTACCTCAGTTTTAATGACACATTTGACAGAGATTGTAAAAACACATAGCCATGAAATCGTGACAAGAGAAGACATCCAGAAATTAATTGACAATTTAAAGAAGGTATCTCCTACTTTGGTAAGCGAATTGACACCAAACGTACTTTCTTTGAGTGTGGTGCAGGAAGTAATCAGAAATCTGCTGAGAGAAAGAGCATCGATAAGAGACTTTTCAACTATCCTTGAAACACTTATAGATTTCGTACCGATTACAAAGGATCCGGAAGTTCTTACTGAATATGTGAGGCAGAGACTGTGCAGGACCTTGTGTGGGCAGTATCAAGACGATGAAAGCAAAATAAGCACGATCACTTTTGAACCCGCATTAGAGCAGGAGATTGTAAATTCTATTAAGGAGACTGGAAACAAATCTGTCCTTGCCCTGGAACCAAAATATGCACAGAGAATAATTGATGCCATTGCGGAAACGATGAAGAAACCTTTTGCATCCGGCAGTAATATTGTCTTTCTCACGTCTTCAGCAATAAGGAATCATGTGAGAAAACTTACAGAAAATCCATTACCCTATTTACCAGTTATGTCTTATAAAGAGATAGCACCTGGTGTTCAAATTAAAGCTCTCGGAGTCGTCAGTATATCAAATGAGAATTAA
- a CDS encoding DEAD/DEAH box helicase family protein — protein sequence MRIKSFVAFSVEEALSDIKKEMGETSIILETRNIGDDDIKAKPGQKLVEIVAAQISTGKENGKREERKENGCFNEEEHRFPLEQENSFSEVEWPQVCNELFSLLCEQQVERQNAKVLITEMMNELDGENLDSIDVQREKIKEIIIRKIKISRSNSLKDKTNKPMVFIGATGTGKTTVMSKLARKARLHSGNEILLISIENDCVETLNSVAMEIGAAVAVVATPQELMLVQDEFRRSTHLFIETPGTGGNDKRRLLALSEYTNAIPNSEIHLVLNATTRLKDITPLIVEQKLIPIHGLIFTKIDESDTFGSLLNVVMKSDIPVSYIAGGKRVSGDIKPATADRIAEMILG from the coding sequence ATGAGAATTAAATCTTTTGTTGCATTTAGCGTAGAGGAAGCATTGTCAGACATCAAAAAGGAAATGGGAGAAACTTCCATAATCCTGGAAACAAGGAACATAGGTGATGACGACATAAAGGCGAAACCAGGGCAGAAGCTGGTAGAGATTGTAGCCGCTCAAATTTCAACCGGGAAGGAAAACGGTAAAAGGGAAGAGAGAAAAGAGAATGGTTGTTTCAACGAAGAAGAACATCGGTTTCCCCTGGAACAGGAAAACAGTTTTTCAGAGGTTGAGTGGCCACAAGTATGTAACGAATTGTTTTCTCTACTTTGTGAGCAGCAGGTAGAAAGGCAAAATGCCAAAGTGCTCATAACAGAAATGATGAATGAGCTGGACGGGGAAAACCTTGACAGTATTGATGTACAAAGAGAGAAAATTAAGGAGATAATCATTCGGAAAATCAAAATATCTCGTTCGAATTCCTTAAAAGATAAAACAAATAAGCCCATGGTGTTTATCGGTGCCACAGGCACAGGAAAAACGACTGTCATGTCAAAGTTGGCAAGAAAAGCGAGATTGCATTCGGGGAATGAAATATTGTTAATTAGTATAGAAAACGACTGTGTGGAAACATTAAACAGTGTAGCAATGGAAATCGGGGCAGCTGTTGCTGTTGTCGCAACACCGCAGGAATTAATGCTGGTACAAGATGAATTCAGGAGATCTACCCATCTATTTATTGAGACACCAGGAACAGGTGGTAATGACAAAAGGAGGTTATTGGCATTAAGTGAGTACACGAATGCCATTCCGAATTCTGAAATTCATCTCGTGCTCAATGCGACAACACGATTGAAAGATATAACGCCCCTTATTGTTGAACAGAAACTCATCCCGATTCACGGGCTCATTTTTACCAAGATTGATGAATCTGATACTTTTGGATCATTGCTTAATGTAGTGATGAAGTCAGATATACCTGTCTCCTATATTGCTGGCGGGAAGAGAGTTTCAGGTGATATAAAACCTGCTACAGCAGACAGGATTGCAGAAATGATACTTGGCTAG
- the fliP gene encoding flagellar type III secretion system pore protein FliP (The bacterial flagellar biogenesis protein FliP forms a type III secretion system (T3SS)-type pore required for flagellar assembly.), with protein MNSIFRTLSSLMLLCGTFILFPQLTDAGETPDSPLSMTINMGDLSKPKELVSVVKIFLLMTSLTILPGLLLVMTSFTRIIIVLSFARRALSFQQMPPNQILIGMALFITYFVMAPVFTQINDNAIQPFIKEEIQQKEALDIGLGSLRIFMSRQTREKDIALFYNISKMDRPSSLEAVPTHILIPAFVLSELKTAFQMGFVVYLPFIVIDLVVASVLTSMGMFMLPPMMISVPFKVVLFVLVDGWHLVIQSLVSSIR; from the coding sequence ATGAATAGTATTTTCCGTACATTATCCTCCTTGATGCTGTTATGTGGAACGTTTATTTTGTTTCCGCAGCTGACGGATGCAGGAGAGACGCCTGATTCTCCGCTTAGTATGACCATAAATATGGGGGACTTGAGTAAACCAAAGGAACTGGTCAGTGTTGTAAAGATATTTCTGCTGATGACATCATTAACCATTCTGCCGGGTTTATTGCTGGTTATGACCTCCTTTACTCGAATTATTATTGTATTGTCATTTGCAAGAAGGGCATTGTCTTTCCAGCAGATGCCGCCTAATCAGATATTAATAGGTATGGCACTTTTTATCACGTATTTTGTTATGGCGCCGGTTTTTACACAGATCAATGATAATGCCATTCAACCGTTTATAAAGGAAGAAATTCAGCAAAAAGAGGCACTTGACATTGGCTTGGGTTCCCTGAGGATCTTTATGTCCAGGCAAACGAGAGAAAAGGATATTGCACTGTTTTATAATATTTCCAAAATGGACAGACCGAGCTCTCTTGAAGCTGTTCCTACGCACATTTTAATACCAGCTTTTGTTTTAAGTGAATTAAAGACGGCCTTTCAAATGGGATTTGTTGTCTATTTGCCTTTTATTGTGATAGATCTGGTTGTAGCAAGCGTCTTAACCTCAATGGGTATGTTTATGCTTCCTCCGATGATGATTTCTGTACCATTTAAGGTTGTTTTATTTGTACTTGTTGACGGCTGGCATTTGGTTATTCAGTCGTTAGTATCGAGTATCAGATAG
- the fliQ gene encoding flagellar biosynthesis protein FliQ, producing the protein MGQDIVIDLGRQTLWITLLLIGPLIGTALVIGLLVGIFQAATSIQEQTLTFLPKLFGVIGVFVFAMPWFLEKLLAFTSALLRNLFNYSF; encoded by the coding sequence ATGGGACAGGATATTGTAATAGATCTTGGTAGGCAAACGTTATGGATTACCTTGTTGTTAATCGGACCACTTATTGGGACGGCACTTGTGATCGGTCTCTTGGTAGGAATCTTTCAGGCGGCGACAAGTATTCAAGAACAGACGCTTACATTTTTGCCGAAACTTTTTGGGGTCATAGGGGTCTTTGTTTTTGCGATGCCCTGGTTCCTTGAAAAATTATTGGCATTTACTTCTGCACTGTTGAGAAATCTTTTTAATTACTCTTTCTGA
- a CDS encoding flagellar biosynthetic protein FliR: protein MLFFSPIFNQVSMPIMVKIGLAVVVSIVIFPVVDSTGFMLPGSLIAFILIIFKEIAIGFVIGYGATLMFGAFVVAGDLISGEIGLQMAEMSDPMFGGEVNQISQLIQMLGFLLLLAINGHYWVINALSLSYKTVPITEFFWSGATMSKILMLFQGVFISAIKLAAPLMIIMSLIVVVTGIISRATPEIGILMIIFPLKILVGILILAVTFPFMVRTMEHLLNALRKDLFGLVGGM, encoded by the coding sequence ATGCTCTTTTTTTCTCCAATCTTTAATCAGGTAAGTATGCCCATAATGGTGAAGATAGGCCTTGCAGTCGTTGTTTCAATTGTTATTTTTCCTGTTGTGGACAGTACAGGCTTTATGCTTCCGGGAAGTCTGATTGCCTTTATCTTAATCATTTTCAAGGAGATTGCAATTGGTTTTGTGATTGGGTATGGAGCTACGTTGATGTTCGGGGCATTTGTTGTTGCAGGTGATTTGATAAGTGGTGAGATCGGTTTGCAGATGGCAGAAATGTCTGATCCAATGTTTGGTGGAGAGGTAAACCAAATTTCTCAACTGATCCAGATGCTTGGATTCCTCCTCCTTCTGGCAATAAATGGGCACTACTGGGTAATCAATGCATTGTCCTTAAGCTATAAAACTGTACCCATAACTGAATTTTTTTGGTCTGGTGCAACGATGAGCAAGATTTTAATGTTATTTCAGGGTGTATTTATTTCTGCAATAAAACTGGCAGCACCTCTCATGATTATCATGTCACTCATCGTTGTTGTAACGGGAATCATAAGCAGGGCAACTCCGGAGATAGGTATACTCATGATTATTTTTCCTTTAAAGATTCTTGTCGGAATTTTGATACTTGCGGTTACCTTTCCTTTCATGGTTCGTACAATGGAACATTTACTGAATGCACTTCGCAAAGACCTGTTTGGTCTGGTAGGGGGTATGTGA
- a CDS encoding diguanylate cyclase response regulator: protein MKVECIRVLLIEDSYDSAEILREELMDTHPNVFELEHADRLSNGLEVLGKGDTDVVLLDISLPDSQGLETFARVYKHSPDVPILVMTNLDDESFAVKAVQEGAQDYIVKGRVDRSLLVRSIRYAIERHRTLKELKQAQLKMQHMAHHDRLTGLPNRQLFLDILSKSVARASRDGRMVAVLFLDLDGFKSVNDNLGHLMGDLLLQSVAGRLKGCIRESDLVARVGGDEFVIIIDGIHSVKNVTKVSQKIVDETSRSFFLDGQELFVTASIGISLYPHDSSDMETLVKNADFAMYIAKRQGKNNYHYYLSELNEKDTKEKKANLRSVCNGKKKRESKCAKKEKFNDS from the coding sequence ATGAAAGTTGAGTGTATTAGAGTCTTGTTAATAGAAGATAGCTATGACAGCGCAGAGATTTTGCGCGAAGAATTAATGGATACACATCCTAACGTGTTTGAGTTAGAACATGCTGACAGACTTTCAAATGGTTTAGAGGTACTTGGAAAAGGAGATACAGATGTTGTCCTTCTTGACATATCACTGCCCGATAGTCAAGGACTGGAGACCTTTGCCAGGGTTTATAAACACTCTCCTGATGTTCCAATTCTGGTGATGACCAATCTCGACGATGAATCTTTTGCAGTAAAGGCCGTGCAGGAAGGTGCTCAGGATTATATCGTCAAGGGGCGTGTTGACAGGAGTTTACTTGTCCGTTCAATACGATATGCAATCGAACGGCATCGGACATTAAAAGAGCTGAAGCAGGCACAGTTGAAGATGCAGCATATGGCCCATCATGACAGGCTTACCGGTCTACCGAATCGGCAGTTGTTCCTGGATATTCTCTCCAAGTCTGTAGCACGGGCAAGTCGTGACGGAAGGATGGTTGCTGTGCTGTTTCTGGACCTTGATGGTTTCAAGAGTGTTAACGACAATCTGGGGCATCTGATGGGAGATCTCCTGCTTCAGTCAGTTGCAGGAAGATTAAAGGGGTGCATACGAGAGAGTGATCTGGTTGCACGTGTTGGTGGGGACGAATTTGTTATTATTATTGATGGTATTCATTCGGTAAAAAATGTCACCAAGGTATCTCAAAAAATAGTAGATGAAACATCAAGATCTTTTTTTCTGGATGGTCAGGAACTCTTTGTTACAGCAAGCATTGGTATTAGTCTCTATCCTCATGACAGTTCGGATATGGAGACTCTTGTGAAAAATGCTGATTTTGCCATGTACATTGCGAAAAGACAGGGGAAAAATAACTATCATTATTATCTTTCCGAGCTAAATGAAAAAGACACAAAAGAGAAGAAAGCAAATTTGCGATCTGTCTGTAATGGAAAGAAAAAAAGAGAAAGTAAGTGTGCAAAAAAGGAAAAATTTAACGATTCATGA
- a CDS encoding HD domain-containing protein produces the protein MSINYDTLLENTRLGYDLYLKTYVKGIPRYVLFYRGDESFGNDRRQELIRQNIKKLFINTNDVQKYFNYQEKNLQTIISDKKKSSEEKSQTVYHVAKYLAMDLANDPRSGTHLRRVTKWVDNAINFIFDDENAFSSLVKVTSHDYYTYTHSVNLSVFGLLFGKYLFLNPYELKCFGTGLLLHDIGKVEIPLEIINKPGKLTKEEFEIVKGHPAAGENLLEDKNIEEGALKIVIGHHENFDGTGYPNRIGGKDIHLFGRIARIIDVYDAMTTKRCYAGAKRPFAALMEMKEQMITYFDLELLKEFISFLGPHDPRRKPRREDSLYEAGADKLIS, from the coding sequence ATGTCAATAAATTATGATACCTTGTTAGAGAATACAAGACTGGGATACGATTTGTATTTGAAGACCTATGTTAAGGGTATACCGAGATACGTACTGTTTTATCGTGGTGATGAATCATTTGGAAATGACAGGCGACAGGAATTAATAAGGCAGAATATAAAAAAACTCTTTATAAATACAAATGATGTACAAAAGTATTTCAATTACCAGGAGAAAAACCTGCAAACCATTATAAGTGACAAGAAAAAAAGTTCTGAAGAAAAATCTCAAACAGTGTACCATGTAGCAAAATATCTGGCTATGGATCTTGCGAATGATCCAAGATCGGGGACTCACTTACGGAGAGTTACCAAGTGGGTGGATAATGCCATCAATTTCATATTTGACGATGAAAATGCATTTTCCAGTCTTGTAAAGGTGACCTCACACGATTATTATACCTATACACATTCCGTCAATTTATCTGTGTTTGGACTGCTTTTTGGTAAATATCTTTTTTTAAATCCCTATGAGCTGAAGTGTTTTGGAACAGGTTTATTACTGCATGATATCGGCAAGGTAGAAATTCCTCTAGAGATCATTAACAAACCGGGTAAGCTCACGAAAGAAGAGTTTGAAATAGTAAAAGGACATCCCGCTGCAGGTGAAAATCTTTTGGAAGATAAAAACATCGAAGAGGGAGCATTAAAAATAGTTATTGGTCATCATGAGAATTTTGATGGTACCGGATATCCTAATAGAATTGGAGGAAAGGATATCCATTTATTCGGGAGGATTGCCCGGATAATTGACGTTTATGATGCGATGACAACCAAGAGGTGTTATGCAGGTGCAAAGAGACCTTTTGCTGCCCTTATGGAGATGAAAGAACAGATGATAACTTACTTTGACCTGGAATTGTTAAAAGAGTTCATCTCTTTTCTCGGACCACACGATCCTCGGAGAAAGCCAAGAAGAGAAGATTCCTTATATGAGGCTGGAGCGGACAAATTGATATCATGA
- a CDS encoding FliA/WhiG family RNA polymerase sigma factor, which yields MQATVIKKQLSVYKTEVVDNTIRDKLITEYLPLVKYVVGRLMVNVPSHVDREDLIESGILGLIEAAEKYDTKKQVQFKTYAFHRIRGSILDYLRLQDWVPRSVREKDNRIKKTYNILEQRLKRAPQPGEIADELGISYSELHKILVDIGFCSLLYLDDMNSGNDEYSKMSENVQDRKAEGPLDVLESVEEQEQLEHAITELHPKERLVITLYYYEELLLREIAEVMNLSESRVSQLHHRALLEIRTKVNKKNAGNTE from the coding sequence ATGCAAGCAACTGTTATAAAAAAACAATTATCAGTATATAAAACAGAAGTTGTTGACAATACGATTCGGGATAAGCTGATAACAGAATATTTACCTCTCGTCAAATACGTGGTTGGAAGGCTCATGGTTAATGTGCCATCACATGTTGACAGAGAAGATTTGATTGAGTCCGGGATTTTAGGATTGATAGAGGCAGCTGAAAAATATGATACAAAGAAACAGGTACAGTTTAAGACGTATGCATTCCACAGGATCAGAGGATCTATTCTGGATTATCTAAGGCTGCAGGACTGGGTCCCTCGTTCAGTAAGAGAAAAGGACAATCGAATTAAAAAAACATATAATATCCTGGAACAAAGACTGAAAAGAGCTCCGCAACCAGGAGAAATAGCTGATGAATTAGGTATAAGCTATAGTGAACTTCACAAGATATTAGTAGACATAGGTTTCTGTTCATTACTGTATTTAGATGATATGAATTCAGGAAATGATGAGTATTCAAAAATGAGTGAAAACGTTCAAGACCGCAAAGCTGAAGGACCATTAGATGTGTTGGAGTCAGTGGAAGAGCAGGAGCAGTTAGAACATGCCATTACCGAACTGCATCCAAAAGAAAGGTTAGTTATTACCTTGTATTATTATGAAGAGTTGCTTTTAAGAGAAATAGCCGAAGTTATGAATCTTTCAGAATCGAGGGTTTCGCAGTTACACCATAGGGCATTGTTGGAAATCAGGACGAAAGTAAATAAAAAGAACGCAGGTAATACTGAGTAA